The genomic DNA ACAAACCGCTCGGCAAAGACCGGGCTTTCCTTTTCAACCATAACCTCTACTATAGAGAATGCAAAATATCGGAAACGTACCCTTTATAATGGCTCGAATGGCTCGAAATTTGCCGCGCCTTCATTTGCAAATGTAACCAATTGTCAAATGAAAAACAAAGGAGATTGAGAAGTTTGACAAAATTTTCAGAACTTAACATCAGTGCATCAACACAACGCTCATTAAGCAAAATGGGGTTTGAAGAAGCAACACCAATCCAAGAAGGAACAGTTAAATTTGGATTAGAAGGTCGCGACATTATCGGCCAGGCGCAAACGGGTACAGGGAAAACGGCGGCATTTAGTATTCCGATTATCGAAAAAATCGATACAAAAAATCCGGCAGTTCAGGCGCTTATCATTGCACCAACACGTGAATTGGCGATTCAGGTTTCTGAAGAAATCTACCGTATTGGTCACGACAAACGTGCACGTATTCTATCGGTTTACGGTGGACAGGAAATTGGACGTCAAATCCGCGCATTGCGTAATAATCCGCAAATCGTTGTAGGGACACCAGGACGTATTCTTGACCATATTAAACGCAAAACGTTGAAGCTTGACGGCGTACAGACGCTTGTTCTTGACGAAGCGGATGAAATGTTGAACATGGGCTTCATCGAAGACATTAATACAATCCTTGCAAGCGTGCCATCTGAGCGCCAGACGCTTCTATTCTCGGCTACTATGCCTGGACCAATCCGTAAAATTGCGGAAACGTTCATGAAAAACCCGGAAATCGTTAAAATCAAGTCAAAAGAAATGACTGTCGAAAATATCGATCAGTATTTCGTGAAATCACAAGAGCGTGAGAAGTTCGATATTCTTTCACGTCTACTAAATGTTCACCAACCAGAACTTGCGATTGTCTTCGGACGTACGAAACGTCGCGTTGACGAACTTTCTCATGCGCTAAGCATCCGCGGTTACCTTGCTGAAGGAATTCACGGAGACTTAACGCAAGCGAAACGTATGTCAGTTCTTCGCCAGTTTAAAGAAAATAAAATCGATATCCTTGTTGCAACAGACGTTGCGGCACGTGGGCTTGACATTTCAGGCGTAACACATGTCTATAACTTTGATATTCCACAAGATCCTGAAAGCTATGTTCACCGTATTGGTCGTACAGGTCGCGCAGGAAAAAGTGGAATGGCAGTTACATTTGTTACACCACGTGAAATGGGTTACCTACGCATCGTTGAAGAAACAACTAAAAAGCGCATGACGCCACTAACGCCTCCGTCTTCTGACGAAGCACTTGTTGGCCAACAGCGTCTTGCAGTTGAACAATTGACGGAAATCATCGAGAAAAACGAGTTGAGTGATTACACGCATCTTGCATCTGAAATGCTGGCTAAATTCGATGCAAATGACATCGTTGCAGCTGCACTTAAAACATTAACTCGTGAGCCGAACGATACGCCTGTATCGATTTCGGAAGAGCGTCCATTGCCAATGCGTGGCGGCGGTGGTAGTCGTGGTGGTTATAAAGGCAACCGCAGCGGCGGTCGTTCATTCGGCGGCGGCGGTGGTGGTCGCGGTTACGGCGGCGGATCACGTCGTAGCGGCGGAAGTCGTGACGGAGCAAGAAGAGATGGTGGCCGTTCACGCAGCAATAGCAGCCGTTCTGAATCAAAATAAACAACTGATACTCACATCCGAGATGCGTTCCATAAGCATCTCGGATTTTTTATACCTAGAAACATCTGGCTTATGGCGGGAGGCATCCGCAAGCGCCGAGCGTTGTTAGTAAGATTCTTTAGTTCAATTTATCTTCATTCAGCTGATCTTTTTGTACTGAAAGCGAAGCGCCAGCTACAGAAAACTCGCACCTCCATAGGTGGAGAGATGAATGCGGTTTTGTTTTTCTATTCAGTGGGTGTTCAAACGCCCGCTGAACGAAGATAAAGCCTCCGGCGGATGTCGCAGATTTTTGGAGGGGCTTTTCGAGTGAGCTCGAAAAAATCTAAATCAATTACGCCGAGGCGTAATTGATTTAGATTCATAAACAGATATTTATTTTTCACCAAAGTACTCAAATTAGTGAAACATTTCGCCTTCTCTAACGTATAGAGTACATAGAAAGAGGTGTTTAGATGAGAACGCAACCAGTGAACCAAATATCGGAAAAAGGATTGAAGGTTTGGAGATTGTACGGCATAATGCAAACGGCTGTTATTTTGTTATTGGCGATAGGTGTTGGTGTACTGACATACATATTTGAATGGCCGAAATGGATTTATGCCATCGCAGCAGGAGTAGTTATTTTGGTGGGTTATTTAATCATTTATTTATTTCCAAAGGTGAGATGGCTACGGTGGCGTTATGAAGTGCGCGAATCCGAAATTGAGTTGCAGCATGGCTTGTTCATTGTCAAACGAACGCTAATCCCGATGGTGCGGGTGCAACATGTAGATACAGCGCAGGGTCCCATTCTTCGTAAATATGATTTAGCAGAAATTACGATTTCAACGGCTGCTACAAACCATACGATTCCTGCGCTTATCACGGAAGAAGCGGATGAGCTGCGTAGAAGGATTTCAGTGCTCGCAAGGGTGGCGGAAGACGATGTCTGATAAGCGCTTTAAACTACATTGGATTACTGCTGTCATTGAAGTGTTGAAAACGCTAAAAGAGATGATTTTACCGCTAATTGTCCTTTTTTTTGCCAATGGACTAAAGGATATGGGAACAGGTAAATGGTATATCGATTATGCATCCTTTATTATTTTCGGCGTGTTGCTAATTGCGTTTTTGGTTACAGGTATTATTAAATGGAAACGATTTGAATATTGGTTTGAGGAAGACGAATTACGGATTGAATATGGGTTGTTTGTGAAGAAAAAACGCTATATCCCGTTCGATCGGATTCAAAGCCTCGATCATACAGAAGGCATTTTACATCGGCCGCTTAAACTGGTCAAAGTGAAGGTAGAAACAGCGGGGAGTTCGTCTGCGAAGCAATCGGAAGCAGAATTGACGGCGATTACGAAAGAGGCTGCCAAAGAAATTGAAAGTGAAATGGCAGCAGCAAAAATGAGGAAAAAAGCGGTTCCTGTAGAAGATGGTATGCCGATATTGGAGGTTCCTGTAGTAGAGGACGCAAAAGTACGGTCGGTCTTTACGATGTCAGCGAAAGATTTGTTTATTCTTGCGACAACATCGGGAGGAATTGGTGTCATACTTTCGGGTGCAGCAATCTTTTTATCGCAATTCTCAGAGATGATTCCGTATGAATGGATGTATGAAGAGATTTCGAGTTTTGTGAAGTATGGCTTGTTAATCGTTGCTATCGCGGTATTCATGGGATTTGTTGTTGTCTGGGGTTTGTCAGTCGCGATGATGTTCTTTTCCTACTATGGTTTTTCCGTAGTGCTTGACGAGCAAGACATCGTCATAACGCGTGGTCTTTTAGAAAAAAAGCGGATGACGGTTCCGTTAAATCGAGTTCAAAGTGTCCGGGTTATTGAAAATCCTCTACGGCAGATGTTCGGCTATGCCGCAGTTGTCATTCATAGTGCGGGGGGAGGCGGAGCGGAAGGGGCAAAAATCAATCTGTTTCCTCTCGTGAAAAAGGCGGATATTGACGGTCCATTAAGCGAAATATTCCCGGATCTCAATCTCGATGAGCCAAGGCAAAAGTTACCGGCCAGAGGACGGCGTTTTTATTACCGCATGGACTTCTTTTGGATGATTCCGGTGGTCGGTGCATTAGGGTACTTTTTCTTTCCTTACGGTCTATTATCGCTACTCATTATCCCGCTCGTTATTGTCTTTGGTTTATGGCAACATCGCTCTGCATCCTACGCACTTTCAGGGCATCAGCTAACGATACGTTACCGTGGATTTAGCTTACAAACGACGTATTTGATGAAGAAGCGCATTCAATCGATGGAAATGCGACAAAACTATTTCCACAAACGTCAACGTGTTGCAACGCTATTTGCGAGTGTTAAATCGGGGATGGGGATTTTCAATGCGCAAGTTTACCATATGGAAGAAACAGAAGCGGAACGTATCCTTTCTTGGTATGAACCTTCCGTCCCGATTAAGAAAAACGCAAGTACCTTGGTTGGCGAGCTTGAAGATAAAGGCGCTGAAGCCTAAGGGGAAAATGAAAAAAAGGACAGCTGGGGTAACCCGCTGTCCTATCTTTTTCTCCAACTAATAATTCGTTTTGGATGGAAGTAACTCAGTCCGATGAGGAATCCGACGACTAAGCCTGTAATGTGGGACGTGGCATTAATGTTGGATTGTAGAAAGGTCATAATCGTACCGATTGCAATAATGGGTAAGATGATTTGCCTTAACTGGGGTAAAATGTGCTTTGTGTAATAGACAAGCGCACCAAATGCACCGAGAATCCCATAAATTGCACCACTAGCGCCGACGCTTGCATATTCGAGTGGTTGTAGGAAATACGTTGCGATATTCCCGAAGATGCCAGCGAGTAAGTAAATTGTGAGGAAGCGTGCTTTGCCGGCAATTTTTTCGAGTTCAGGTCCGAATATAAACAAAGAGAACATGTTGAATAGTAAGTGCATGAAATCAGCATGTAAGAACATGGGTGTAACTAATCGCCACCAATCACCCTCTGCAATCCAAGCATTGACACCGACTCCAAAGAAGTAGACTTCATTTCCGATAACCGGAATAAGTGTGACGAGGTGGGTCAGGATATTCAACGCAAGGAAGAACGTGACAACAGGGTAAAGCCGAATGTATTGTGAAAAGCTTTCTGTACGGACAAACATTTTTTCACCTCAATTTATTTATTTTGATTCAGCAGAAGACTCTCTCTTCTGTATGGGGAGGTGAATGCTCGTTTTGTTTTTCTTCAGCGGATGCTCAAATGCTCGCTGAATCAAAATAAAGCCTCCGGCGGATGTCACAGATTTTTTTAAGGGGGAGGTTTTTCAAGCTCGCTCGAAAAAATCTGGACGCAATTACGCTTAGGCGTAATTCATTCATTATACCGTTTTTCACGACGGGATGGAAAGGAGGAGCCATTATGATTACTGGAATTGGGCTAGATATCGTTGAACTGGATCGTATTGCAAAATTAGATGCTCGGTCGTCGAAGTTTCGAGCACGTATATTAACTGCGGATGAATTGGCGATTTATGAGACGCTTGCTGATCATCGCAGAACGGAATTCCTTGCGGGACGATTTGCGGGGAAAGAGGCATTTGCCAAAGCGAAGGGTACAGGTATCGGTACGGAGTGTAACTTTACGGATATATCGATTGTGCCGGAAGCTAGTGGGAAACCGACTGTTTATTTTAAAGGCTATCCCATCGTGGGTTTTATTTCTATCACACATACGCAAACCGTTGCGGCAGCACAAGTAATCCTTCTTGCATAATTGTTCGTCCTTCCTCATAAGATGACCTACCCGATTGAAATGAGAAAGGATGAACTGTATGCGTAGCCGGATCTTTGCATTTTTTTTAATTGTAGTCATGGTAATGCTTGCGGCATGTGGTGCACCATCGAAAGAGGATGTTATGAAGAAGTTGAGTGGCAAATGGAACGATGCAAAAGGGTATGACTTGCAAGCGACGATGGAAATTAAGACTGGGTCGGAGCCGCGACTGTATGATGTAGCTGTTTGGCATACGAAGCCCGAATTTTACCGTGTCAACGTGACGCAAAATGGCAGCAAGGATTCACAAATGATTGTTCGCAATGACGAAGGGGTATTTGTTGTGACACCGTCACTTGGGAAAACGTATAAATTCCAAAGTGATTGGCCTGCACAAAACAGTCAGGCGTATTTAATAGGTGCTTTGTCAGGAGACATTCAAGCAGATAAAAATGCGACGATGACGGAAAAAGACAAAACGTACGTATTTGAAACGGCAACACGAAATAATCATAAGAAGGTCTTGCCTACCCAGCAAATTCACATTGATAAGAAAACCTTGTTGCCGACACATGTCTCTGTTTTGGATGAAAACAAAGAAGAGAAAATACGGATTTCGTTTAAAAAGATTACACTTGGAACGGCGCGGGGAGCTAAGGATTACGCGGTAGAAATGGATGGCGCGAATACGGAGAAAGAGAAAAAGCCGACAAGTGGAGAACAAGTTAGTTTGCAAACCTATTATCCTTCGGTCGCTTGGAAAGATGTGACGATGACAACGGAGGACGTTGTAAAGCTGGAGAATGGTACGCGCACTTTCATGACTTTTGAAGGGGCGAAGGAATATGTCATTATTCAGGAACCAGCCGTTGCACCTGATGATAGTACAATACCAGTTGCCATTGAGGGAGATCCTGTTGACCTTGGATTCACAGTCGCTGCATTAACAGAAACGTCTATTCGTTGGGAAGCTAATGGCGTGTCGTTCTTTATCGCATCAGAGACGTTGACGCAAGATGAAATGATTGAAGTCGCTTCTTCGATGAAGGCGGAAGGAATGAAATAACCATGGTTGACGGGTAACAGGGTGGGGAATGATAATAGAGAGGACTACATGTAAATGAGGAGATTATCGTGGAGAACTCTATTTATTATCGCCCGACCCAAGCAATTGTTAATCTTGATGCAATACGAGGTAATATCGCAAGACTACAGCAATATCTAGCCACTGGTACATCAGTCATTGCGGTTGTGAAAGCGGATGGCTACGGCCACGGAGAGGTGGAAGTAGCCCGTGCTGCTTTTGAAGCAGGTGTGGAAATGGTATCCGTTGCTACACCGGATGAGGCTGTTCAACTTCGCAAGGCAGGTATAACTGGGGATATCCTAGTGATGGGACCATCCCCAACTGCTTTTGCTAAAACGGCGGCAGAACTAGACATTACGATTGCCGTTTCGAATGCAGAATGGTTACAAGTGGTGCTTGCCGACGGTATACCGATTGAAAAACAATTAAAAATCCATGTAAAAATTGATAGTGGGATGGGTAGAATTGGACTGCGGGATTCGGATGCACTTGATTCCCTTATATCGGTTATTCATCGGTCTAAGACGGTTATCTTGGACGGAATCTTCACACACTTTGCTTGTGCAGATGAAGAAAGTCCAGGTAAAACGAAAGAGCAGTTTGAAAAATTCATGGCATTGGTACAACAGTTACCGGAGAAGCCGCGGCTTGTCCATGCTTCGAATAGTGCAGCAACACTCCTCTATCCTGAGTATGCACTTGATGCGGTGCGCTTTGGTATCAGTTTGTATGGCATTGCGCCTTCAGAATATGTAGGTGGTCAATTACCGATTCAACTTGAAAAAGCCATGTCGATTGAAAGTGAACTTGCGCATGTGAAGCGGCTACCAGCTAGTGAGCAGATTAGTTATGGTGGCACTTATGAAACAACGGAAGACGAATGGATTGGAACGATTCCAGTTGGCTATGCCGATGGTTTGCGACGTGGCTTGCGTGGGCAGGAAGTGCTCATTGGAGGGCAACGTATGCCTCTTGTTGGTACGATCTGTATGGACCAATGCATGGTGAAGCTTCCGAGGGAAATGCCAGTTGGGGAAAAAGTAGTACTCATTGGCCGACAAGGTGATGAGGAAATACCGATGGAAGAGTGGGCAGAAAAGCTCGGCACAATTCCATATGAAATTGCCGTTGCCATTGCGAAGCGCGTACCGAGAATATATACGGGGATAGATGGGTAACATGTATAATATCCGTACTTTCGACAAAGAAACGAAATAGTTCTGCAGAATCCTGTCAATAAATTTCCTTCTATGTCTTCTCATTGTCGATATTCAATGGTAAGATGGACTTGTATTGAAATGAGGGAACGGCTTTGTCGGAGGTGCTGACGTTGCGCGCAAATAAAAACATGAAAGAAATCATCGTGAAAATTCCGAAACGGATGCTGAACGAAAATGAACATACGGTCGTCCATCAGGAGCCGGAGCGTGGGGATTTCGTTTATATTTCAACCAAACGATACGTAACTGATTATGAATCGGATACGATCAGGGAAGAAATGATGAAGGGTTATGTCGAAATGTCGCAAATTAACCTAAAAATTGCTACGGAATGCTTGCACTTAGAGTTTGAAGCCCAGCATACGGTGGAACGTCTCGTAAGCGGAGGATGAAAAGTTGGCAATAAAACGTGGAGACGTCTTTTTTGCAGATTTGTCGCCAGTCGTGGGATCTGAACAGGGAGGCACGAGGCCAGTCCTTGTCATTCAAAATGACATTGGCAATCGATTCAGTCCAACGGTTATCATTGCGGCGATTACTGCGCAAATCCAAAAAGCAAAATTGCCGACACATGTCGAAATTGATGCGGCGCGTTATGGATTCGAGCGGGATTCAGTTATTCTGCTCGAACAAGTCCGCACAATCGATAAGTCGAGGCTTACTGATAAGATTACACATCTAGACGAATTCTTGATGGAACAGGTCGACGAAGCACTCGAAGTCAGCTTCGGCCTCGTCAAATTCTAAGCATACATATAAAAGAAACGCCACGGGTATCTAGCCTGTGGTGTTTTTTCGTCATTGTATGGAAATTATAATGTTACCTAATCTCCAGCGGGAGGCATCCGCAAGCGCCGAGCGTTGTTTACCGAGTTATGCTTCGCGGGGGCGTTTAGTCAGAAAGAGAATTACGAATATTTCACCAACTGTCAACAAAAAGAGTGTATTGCCTCTTTTTTTTCGCTACAATAGAAATAGTATAAATTTTTATTAAGCAGGAGGTCTTTATGAACAAACAAATGGTAGAGGGTATTAATCAATATATGGATGATATTATTAAACGTTGGCAATTGAGTATGAAAGATGAAAAGGGCGAACGTTTTTTTTATCTGATGTCGACGGATCTTATTGAAAAAACAAGTAGAGAATTTGCGGCATTAATGATTTCGAATATAGCGGAGAATGATGTTATTAATTCCGAAAAGTTGAATGACTTTACGGAGAAGGTTGTGCGCTTTGGATGGTCCGTGAAGTTTGTGGACAAGGCGATTGAAAATTTTTCTCGAATCACATTTGATTTATTAGAAGAGCGAGGAGTTATTGGGGAAAATAATTTGCGCGCGGTTTTTGAGGTCTTTATGAATTGGATTAACCCATTGCGCGGCAGTATTATAGAAGCTTACTCAATGGAATGGGAGCGGACGGTTAGTTTGCAAAAGATTGCCTTACAAGAATTATCTGCGTCATTAATTCCTGTTTTTGATAAGATTTCGGTGATGCCACTTGTCGGAACCATTGATACAGAACGTGCCAAGCTGATAATGGAGAATTTATTGGAAGGCGTCGTGAAGCAGCGTGCGGAAGTTGTTCTTCTTGATATTACGGGTGTACCTGTCGTCGACACGATGGTTGCACATCATATTATTCAGGCAGCAGATGCGGTTCGGCTTGTAGGTGCGAAATGTATGCTCGTCGGCATTCGACCTGAAATTGCCCAAACGATTGTGACACTCGGCATCAATTTGAATGATTTTACAACAACAAGTACGCTGCGACGCGGGATGCAGGAGGCCTTGAAACTGACAAACCGAACAATAGTGGAGGATGAACAATAATGAAAATGCGAATCCCAATTTTAAAATTGAAAGAAACCTTAATCGTATCTATTCAGTGGGAACTTGATGATCAGACAGCGATACAATTCCAGGAAGATTTATTGGAAAAAATGCATGAAACATCAGCAAGAGGGATTGTGATTGATTTGACACCGATTGATTTCATTGATTCTTTTATTGCAAAAGTGTTGGGTGATGTTATTAGTATGTCTGGCTTGATGGGAGCAAAAGTTGTGATTACAGGGATTCAGCCAGCAGTTGCGATTACACTCATTGAACTTGGAATCCGTCTGGAGAATGTACTGACGGCGCTTGATCTTGAAAATGGATTGGACAAACTTCATAAAGAATTGGAGGCCTGACCATGGAATACCGGTCTTCTGTAGAGATATATACGGAATGGGATATTGTTGCCGCCCGACAGCTAGGCCGGAATGAAGCGAAGGAATCTGGCTTTGGCGCGGTTGATCAGGCGCGAATTACGACAGCAATTAGCGAGTTAGCTCGCAATATCTATTTGTATGCGGGGAAAGGAAAAATTGAGATTAAAAGGATTTCAGAGAATGGTTTATCGGGCATTACCATTATTGCTTCTGACGTAGGACCAGGAATTCCTGATGTGCGTAAAGTAATGGAGGATGGTTTTTCGACTTCAGGGGGACTGGGTGCTGGGATGCCGGGAGTCAAAAGGTTGATGGATGAATTTAAAGTGGAAACGGAACTTGGTGAAGGCACGGTGATTACTGCGACAAAATGGCTTCGATAGGGGGATGATAGGGAATGCCTGAAAGGGTTGTGGAACAGTATAAAGAATTATTACAGCAATATATCAATCGTCCAAATGAAGGAGATTTGTATATGGGGCAGCAGTTTAGCAGGCGCTTCATAGAAAAGGAGATTTCTCCTGAGGAAGTCATCAGTATTCACAAAATGGCGTATGCTGAAATCTATCCCGAGATGTCGGAAAAGTTGTCGAATTCGTACGATTTTTTAATTGAAATGATGATTCATTATGGACTGGCTCTTAGAGAACATCAGAGCTTAATCCGCAAACAGGAAGAAATCCAGATGGAGATGAATGTCGCGACGAAAGTGCAGGAGCGATTGTTGAAGACGACGATACCAACTATTAAAGGCCTTGATATTGGATTTTTATCGGAACCTGCAAAGCAAATGAGTGGGGATTACATATATTTTTTGACTGGTGATAGCGGTGAGGCGTGTGTAGCGGTGGCGGATGTCATCGGAAAAGGGATACCGGCAGCTATTTGTATGTCGATGATTAAATTCGGTATGGATGGGCTGCGCGATGAAAATACGAGTCCGCATAATGTATTGGATATTGTAAATCGAATCGTGGAAAAAAGCGTGAACGATTCCATGTTCATCTCCATGTTTTACGGAAAATATCATGCGGAAAATGCAAATTTTTCTTACGCGTCAGCTGGTCATGAGCCGGCACTTCTCTATCGAGCGATTGACGGAACGTTTACAGAACTAGATGCCAAAGGGCTTCTTCTCGGTGTACAGTCAGACGTCGTTTACGAAGAACGATCGGTTGTCTTGGAAGAAGGCGACTTTGTTGTCATGATGACAGACGGGGTAACAGAAGTCCGAACGGAGAATGGTTTTCTAGGGAGTGATGATCTCAAGGCGTTGATTGCGAAGAAAAAGGATTTGTCTGCGCAATCTATTGCAGATGCTTTGTATAACGAGTTGGCTGCATTACAAGACTTTCAATTAAGAGATGATTTTACAATCGTTATTTTCAAAAAAGATCAGAAAAAGGTTTAAGTTATTCAAGGGCAGGGTATGTATATCGGTATGTGAACTTTTTTAGTCTATGCAATGAGCGGAAAGTTTCAACGAAGAAAAGAGCAGCTTTTAGCTGTTAGACTCCGAGATTCTAGAGAGAATACAATAAAAGAGATTTGGGGTGTAGAGATGACTTTACAAGTCGAGTTGTTGGAGAAAGATTGTGTTCAACGCTTTAAAATTGTTGGTGAAATTGATGCCTTTACGGCTCCGGTGTTACGAGAGCACTTAGGGGCTGTGGAGCAAGTTGAGGGTATGCAGGTAGAGGTGGATCTTACTGAAGTGGATTATATGGATAGTACGGGTCTCGGGATTTTTGTCGGTTTTTATAAAGCGATCAAGGCAAAGAATGGCCACTTAAAAATTACCGGCGTCAATGCACGACTGCAGCGACTTTTTGAAATTACGGGCTTAGGTGCCATCATGGATATTGAAACAGAAGAAAGTAGGGACGCAGATGCAACCGTATGATTATATTGAAATA from Sporosarcina sp. FSL K6-1522 includes the following:
- a CDS encoding DEAD/DEAH box helicase, producing the protein MTKFSELNISASTQRSLSKMGFEEATPIQEGTVKFGLEGRDIIGQAQTGTGKTAAFSIPIIEKIDTKNPAVQALIIAPTRELAIQVSEEIYRIGHDKRARILSVYGGQEIGRQIRALRNNPQIVVGTPGRILDHIKRKTLKLDGVQTLVLDEADEMLNMGFIEDINTILASVPSERQTLLFSATMPGPIRKIAETFMKNPEIVKIKSKEMTVENIDQYFVKSQEREKFDILSRLLNVHQPELAIVFGRTKRRVDELSHALSIRGYLAEGIHGDLTQAKRMSVLRQFKENKIDILVATDVAARGLDISGVTHVYNFDIPQDPESYVHRIGRTGRAGKSGMAVTFVTPREMGYLRIVEETTKKRMTPLTPPSSDEALVGQQRLAVEQLTEIIEKNELSDYTHLASEMLAKFDANDIVAAALKTLTREPNDTPVSISEERPLPMRGGGGSRGGYKGNRSGGRSFGGGGGGRGYGGGSRRSGGSRDGARRDGGRSRSNSSRSESK
- a CDS encoding PH domain-containing protein, whose amino-acid sequence is MRTQPVNQISEKGLKVWRLYGIMQTAVILLLAIGVGVLTYIFEWPKWIYAIAAGVVILVGYLIIYLFPKVRWLRWRYEVRESEIELQHGLFIVKRTLIPMVRVQHVDTAQGPILRKYDLAEITISTAATNHTIPALITEEADELRRRISVLARVAEDDV
- a CDS encoding PH domain-containing protein, with the protein product MSDKRFKLHWITAVIEVLKTLKEMILPLIVLFFANGLKDMGTGKWYIDYASFIIFGVLLIAFLVTGIIKWKRFEYWFEEDELRIEYGLFVKKKRYIPFDRIQSLDHTEGILHRPLKLVKVKVETAGSSSAKQSEAELTAITKEAAKEIESEMAAAKMRKKAVPVEDGMPILEVPVVEDAKVRSVFTMSAKDLFILATTSGGIGVILSGAAIFLSQFSEMIPYEWMYEEISSFVKYGLLIVAIAVFMGFVVVWGLSVAMMFFSYYGFSVVLDEQDIVITRGLLEKKRMTVPLNRVQSVRVIENPLRQMFGYAAVVIHSAGGGGAEGAKINLFPLVKKADIDGPLSEIFPDLNLDEPRQKLPARGRRFYYRMDFFWMIPVVGALGYFFFPYGLLSLLIIPLVIVFGLWQHRSASYALSGHQLTIRYRGFSLQTTYLMKKRIQSMEMRQNYFHKRQRVATLFASVKSGMGIFNAQVYHMEETEAERILSWYEPSVPIKKNASTLVGELEDKGAEA
- a CDS encoding rhomboid family intramembrane serine protease, giving the protein MFVRTESFSQYIRLYPVVTFFLALNILTHLVTLIPVIGNEVYFFGVGVNAWIAEGDWWRLVTPMFLHADFMHLLFNMFSLFIFGPELEKIAGKARFLTIYLLAGIFGNIATYFLQPLEYASVGASGAIYGILGAFGALVYYTKHILPQLRQIILPIIAIGTIMTFLQSNINATSHITGLVVGFLIGLSYFHPKRIISWRKR
- the acpS gene encoding holo-ACP synthase — its product is MITGIGLDIVELDRIAKLDARSSKFRARILTADELAIYETLADHRRTEFLAGRFAGKEAFAKAKGTGIGTECNFTDISIVPEASGKPTVYFKGYPIVGFISITHTQTVAAAQVILLA
- a CDS encoding outer membrane lipoprotein carrier protein LolA, giving the protein MRSRIFAFFLIVVMVMLAACGAPSKEDVMKKLSGKWNDAKGYDLQATMEIKTGSEPRLYDVAVWHTKPEFYRVNVTQNGSKDSQMIVRNDEGVFVVTPSLGKTYKFQSDWPAQNSQAYLIGALSGDIQADKNATMTEKDKTYVFETATRNNHKKVLPTQQIHIDKKTLLPTHVSVLDENKEEKIRISFKKITLGTARGAKDYAVEMDGANTEKEKKPTSGEQVSLQTYYPSVAWKDVTMTTEDVVKLENGTRTFMTFEGAKEYVIIQEPAVAPDDSTIPVAIEGDPVDLGFTVAALTETSIRWEANGVSFFIASETLTQDEMIEVASSMKAEGMK
- the alr gene encoding alanine racemase, with translation MENSIYYRPTQAIVNLDAIRGNIARLQQYLATGTSVIAVVKADGYGHGEVEVARAAFEAGVEMVSVATPDEAVQLRKAGITGDILVMGPSPTAFAKTAAELDITIAVSNAEWLQVVLADGIPIEKQLKIHVKIDSGMGRIGLRDSDALDSLISVIHRSKTVILDGIFTHFACADEESPGKTKEQFEKFMALVQQLPEKPRLVHASNSAATLLYPEYALDAVRFGISLYGIAPSEYVGGQLPIQLEKAMSIESELAHVKRLPASEQISYGGTYETTEDEWIGTIPVGYADGLRRGLRGQEVLIGGQRMPLVGTICMDQCMVKLPREMPVGEKVVLIGRQGDEEIPMEEWAEKLGTIPYEIAVAIAKRVPRIYTGIDG
- a CDS encoding transcriptional regulator, which gives rise to MLTLRANKNMKEIIVKIPKRMLNENEHTVVHQEPERGDFVYISTKRYVTDYESDTIREEMMKGYVEMSQINLKIATECLHLEFEAQHTVERLVSGG
- a CDS encoding type II toxin-antitoxin system PemK/MazF family toxin — its product is MAIKRGDVFFADLSPVVGSEQGGTRPVLVIQNDIGNRFSPTVIIAAITAQIQKAKLPTHVEIDAARYGFERDSVILLEQVRTIDKSRLTDKITHLDEFLMEQVDEALEVSFGLVKF
- a CDS encoding STAS domain-containing protein, with amino-acid sequence MNKQMVEGINQYMDDIIKRWQLSMKDEKGERFFYLMSTDLIEKTSREFAALMISNIAENDVINSEKLNDFTEKVVRFGWSVKFVDKAIENFSRITFDLLEERGVIGENNLRAVFEVFMNWINPLRGSIIEAYSMEWERTVSLQKIALQELSASLIPVFDKISVMPLVGTIDTERAKLIMENLLEGVVKQRAEVVLLDITGVPVVDTMVAHHIIQAADAVRLVGAKCMLVGIRPEIAQTIVTLGINLNDFTTTSTLRRGMQEALKLTNRTIVEDEQ
- a CDS encoding STAS domain-containing protein, with product MKMRIPILKLKETLIVSIQWELDDQTAIQFQEDLLEKMHETSARGIVIDLTPIDFIDSFIAKVLGDVISMSGLMGAKVVITGIQPAVAITLIELGIRLENVLTALDLENGLDKLHKELEA
- a CDS encoding anti-sigma regulatory factor produces the protein MEYRSSVEIYTEWDIVAARQLGRNEAKESGFGAVDQARITTAISELARNIYLYAGKGKIEIKRISENGLSGITIIASDVGPGIPDVRKVMEDGFSTSGGLGAGMPGVKRLMDEFKVETELGEGTVITATKWLR
- a CDS encoding PP2C family protein-serine/threonine phosphatase; this encodes MPERVVEQYKELLQQYINRPNEGDLYMGQQFSRRFIEKEISPEEVISIHKMAYAEIYPEMSEKLSNSYDFLIEMMIHYGLALREHQSLIRKQEEIQMEMNVATKVQERLLKTTIPTIKGLDIGFLSEPAKQMSGDYIYFLTGDSGEACVAVADVIGKGIPAAICMSMIKFGMDGLRDENTSPHNVLDIVNRIVEKSVNDSMFISMFYGKYHAENANFSYASAGHEPALLYRAIDGTFTELDAKGLLLGVQSDVVYEERSVVLEEGDFVVMMTDGVTEVRTENGFLGSDDLKALIAKKKDLSAQSIADALYNELAALQDFQLRDDFTIVIFKKDQKKV